The DNA window GGGAAACTATAAACATGTCCGGATTATTATTAATGCATACTGTCAGAAATCCTAGGAGGTATGTTTAACACAATTCAAATGCACTACTTACAACTACAGGCATATCTGAGTCTTGTAGAGTTATCATAGTTGGGATAAGTGTAGCACTGGGCTTGGCATTTGACAGCCAAGCATCATGATTTTCAGGTGACACATCCAAGGATATCTCCATTTGCGGTCCACCAGGGAATGCTCGGATGCAAAGTGCTTGCAAACACATTTTTTCAACTTTAGGAATGTCACCTAGATCATCAGCCACTAAGAATGCATCCTTCTCATGCATTAGATTCAACATAATCAAGGGATGATTTTTCCTAAGGGCATTGTCGGTGAAATTGTTCAAATATTTCTGCTGTTTCAGCAATGTACAGAACTCCTCACTCTGTAAGTCTTGCTTGCAACAAGGTGAGCTTCTGGCCTCCTCCACTGACAGATCAGTGTCCATTCTGTCAAGCTGTACTCCCTGCAATTAAAAGGCAATTGAAATTTCATAAATAAGCATTTCCCTTGGCTACAATAAAAGTTTATGGCTATTGGTTCTCCTGGTGGCCTCTAGACTTGTTAAGACTTAAGACATAAGTTTTAATTGCTTCGAAAACCTAAATGCTACTGCATAGCAGGTGCACTGATAGTTGTGCACAGGCCAGTGCCTTAAAGCAAGGAAGCATTAAATGCACTTGAAAAGAGAGGAGGGGTTGTCAATTTTGACCATTAAACATCTAGCTTAATAGGTCTTTATGCAGTTACGTACTTATGGGTCATCAATTCCAGATACTATGAAAGGAACACTGGATGCAATCCAGAGACGGGGGTGCATGAAATTATCTCAGTCATTGTCATTTTATGTCAGCAACTCAGACTTATAGATTGCATCGAACAACTATAGTCCAGTAAAGCAAGGTCCAACTCCAGAATTACCCCAGAATCTCATTTTATTACCTCATTTTCTGAGAGATACCCATCAGGTACAAAAAAACCATCTtcactctcttcttcttcatcagcTTTTGAATATTCTTCCTGTAACATTTCTTCTCCATCATCCTTATCACAATCCGAGAGGCTTTCACCAGGATCCTCCTGCAGAACAACAATATCATCAGTAAATCATAGTTTCAATTCCAGTTCTTCTTTGAATAGAAAACTCAGTACCTCTTCCCACTCTTCATCACTGTCAACGTTATAATCTAAGTCTGGATCCCTCCCGAATGGATGGCATGGTCCAACAACATGACTGAAAAAATAGCTTGACAGTCCATTAACACATAACCAAATGCAGCCCAAGTTTCTAATCAATACCTTCAATGGTGAGGATTGACAAGGAAATGACACTAAACCTACAATTTTGCATTCACAGGAAAATCAACACGAGTTCACAATTGGTATGGACCTAAACATTACAGATAGGACAgcctgaaaaaaaacaaaaattagcaTTGAATTTCCAACTCTTGCACCAAGCAGACTAAAACACTGTCTTAATAGCCCTAGGTGCCTTAAGCGCAAAGGTCTTGGAGAACCTAGGTACCCAAACAAGGCATGAACATACCCAAACAAGGTAAAGCAAGCAGTTTAAAATACAAGAACTCTATAAGGTAACAAAACCTGAGGGAAATAAAATAGCCATTGCTTTAGGCAATTAGCTCAAAGGTTAGAGCATTTGCTAATAACAAGATGGTGACCAAACACCATCAAATGTAAGGTTTACAAGATTTAATGAcaatggggggggggggcagaCTCTTTGGCACCTGGAACTACCATGCTTTACACCCTTAACTTCACTTCATCAAACAGgattactttttctttaaaagataaagcatttTGCCCTTGAATCTTCGAATTTAAGCACATTTAGGCATTTTGCGTAACAATAGCagtgatttataataaaatatgaaacaaaatGAATGAGAGTTAATGTGTTTATTCCACTAACACTGGAAATACATTCAATAATTACATAGAAATCTTTCTAGAAAACAGAGAATAGTTGCCTAACCATAATTACCAGAGAAGACACATTAAATAGTGTGATTATTTAAGCACTTCCAGTAGAATTACTACACTCCCTAAACTCATCTGTCGTTATATTGAGTAGCATGAATACAATCCTGCGAGAGAGGAGCTTACCTTTTCTTAGGCCAGATGCCATAAAATGCAGGTCTATGGCTCTTATCAAACTGCAACAATTGCTTCCTCTGGTTACACTTCCTGACATCACCGCATGATCTGTCATCAGAAGTTTGATGTCCCCATCCACTATCAAGCTTCTCTGCACTTGAATCATCATTATGAGTTGGGTCCCTAATAGCAGTTAGCTTTAGTTCCCTAAACAGTCCAGTCTTAGGCTTCCTGCGGATACTCCAATGCTGCTTTCTGTTGGCACGAATAGAGAAACCCAAATAGCACCAAGAAGATAAGTGTGACCTGCAAAATGAATCAGTGCCAGACATCAGAAATTCATCTGCTCAGGAAGGTTAAGTCATTGTAGGCAAAAAGGTGAGGAGGGCAGGCTAGGGAGTGCAAAACCTACTTGCGAATGCCATCAGCTGTAATGTTATCATTTGATGAAAGAGCACAGTCCATCAGTTGAGTAATTGCCTTAGTAATCCCTTTACTTTCTTGGCTTGATGAATCAAAAATGGTTGCTTTAGTTAAAGTCTGGTCATTCTGACATGGGGAATTACTTTCGCTTCTTTTTAGAAAGCGTTCCATCATTGAAGCTTGCTTCTGTATAGCCACACGCCTTTTCAACTCAGCTTCTTCCTTCTCTTTGCGCCGCTGTTCCTTCTCAACTTCCTCTTGCTGCCTTTTCAACTGTCTCTTAACTTCAGACTCTTCCCTTTCACAACGCCGTTCATCCTTTTCTGCCTCCTCTTGCAATCGCTTTTGCTCTCTTTCCtggaataaattaaatgaacaaTATGAATATAACAACAAActgcaaaaatattacaaaacttAGCAAAATATTCTCTCGCACAACAGTACGAAAGAAAATGgaataaatatttcatattaaatgGATAATATGACCCAAGAAACATTGTTCCCATTTCCATAGGCAGATAAAGCACATGACAGCAGTTCGTACTGAAGGAAAAGGGAGAGGATTGAACATACAGTTTGTCTCTTTTCCTTTTGAAGTTCAAGGTCCatcctttttttctccttttcctcttctcgtttatttttcttcaattgcttGACGAGCAGTTTCTCTCCTTGTTTTGCATCCTTGTCAGCTCTACAATGAcacttcaatatttaattttttttaaaaaaagcattattTAAAGTACACAAAAAATAGAGCCTTTCAGATACATACATCTCGGCTCCATTCTTCTGTAACAAGCCATCAATTAACAATCGAATGTCTGCCTCTGTTAAAACTTTACCAAGCTTCTctgatgattttattaaatcacTCTCGTAATTTTGATCAGTCTCTTGCTTTTGTAATGCAGTTATCATTTctgaaaaatgaaacaaaaacgtCGGTAGTGACATTATAACCACAAGAAAGTACAAAGTTTTATATCACCGAGACAGTCCATCCTGTGCAGTGGGTAGGCGGCATGTCTAAGAGTAATTTTCACTTATTATTCATTCTGCAATCTGCACACCTTTTAACTCTAGCAACCAAGACACAAGGCAAGAAAAGCAAGGTGGTGAACAGGTATCAATGAACTGCATGCTCTAATTAAGGTTTCTGTTCAGACTTCAGAGACACTAAAGCACATGTTCCGTCCAGTTAAACCTTATTTACACTGAAGAAAGTCATGAATTCATATTTAGTCACGATTATTGCACAGAGCAAGAGAAGCATTGTCCACTAACCCAGCCATCTCATGCTTTTACCACTAGTTACAAACAAACTCAAAGCGACTACAAAAAACTAATCGTACATATATTACCAGAAACAGCAGCAATCCTGTCATGAATCTTTTTCCGACACGTGCGCCTAATTTTCAATGCTCCATGGACAGATTTCGGCATTAGCTTGAAGTCTCTTGTCTACAACAAgtacacaaatcaaaatattaacgACAAGTAGCAAGATTAAGCACAAGTAATAAACACGTACGAggctaaaaacaataaaatgaaaaaaaaaaaaaaaaaaaacctcccaGCACCAAAGACAAGAATGAGTCTCGTCCTCCAAAATATCAGCATCAACATTAGGCACACCGTACATTACTCTTTGACCGACAAACAACGCAGCATTTTTCACTACTGCAACAGTCAAATTCCCGCTCATTTTCACTAACTTCTTATAAATTTCCTCCACCAATTTGGTAAACGACATGCCACTCTCTTCCATTAACAAACCCACCATCGCATTCACATTACTACACTCATTTCCACTCAAATCGACACCAAACCCAAAACCCATTTTTTGACTCGTCGTTTCTTTGTAATACCCAAATAGcccttttatttctctctttaattcCTCAATCTTGGCTCCTTTCTGTTCACCTCTTATGTTCAAAACTTGCTGCTGCTGTTTTGGTGTTAATGTTGCTCGCTTTCTCTTCAGCGTCTTCTTCGGTTGATCTTGGCTGCTCGGTTTAGACTCATCTTCGCCGTCGATTGCCATCCTCACCACTTCGGCCATTGCCTTTGCTCCAAATCGAAACCCCGATCTTTGGGAAGATCCGGCGGTGTTTACTTGAACTATGGGGTTTTCTTCTTCGATGTGCTTCTCGGGCAAGGTGGAGCCCTCGATTTCgtttctccctccctctcttccttgatctcttttaattatcttgtttctttttttattttcagattttcgttttttatctgaaaaatgGGATATAAGTATGAGAGAAGAGGATGGGATTATAAATACTTAttgtggttttatttatttttattatattaaatagagAAAGGTATGATTATTTAATCAGAAAAAtgggaaaaatatatatttcccGCCAAAATAAAGAGCGGTTTGGCTCCAAAAACCGCCCAGGGATTTTATTGCCTAAAATAAAGCTCCGTTGGTCGCCGGGTGGGTGGCATTGTAAGTAGATGCCTCCTGTCCATAAGCCCAACTCCAAATCATATTGGTCTTAAAAATGTGTGTCCAGTAAGGCTTGAGCCCAAATCCAATACCCCTACGTTGCCTATAAATGCACCTggatttattcttttcatttttaacagTTATCGGCCCAGATTTTATACCTCGCATCTTCTAGGGACGTGCagaatgaaaaatcaaaaatactaatttgatttttcaatgcTTATTTTCCATATTGCAAGAtgaatcctaaataaaataccaaaacacaATTTCTCTTgccatattttttggattggcATCGGGTATATGGGTCAAGACCCGACTAATTCTAGGGATGCACAAGTCCTCGGCAACTGATCAATAGGTCTTAGAGGCACTAAGGTTTGAATAGAATGGAGGAAAGGCTTTTTACCAAAGAGCGGGATGCTACTCCTGTTTACGGCGGCGGAGGTGCCttccaatcacaaaaaaaaagagagagagagaacgaaTTTCTTGTAAGCACAGTACAAATTAGACAAAGGGTAAGGACATTGAGTGTTCACACATTCATAATAGACTTTGccttaaaatatcatttaattgtaATGTTTGAATTTATTCATGTAACTCTCTAATATGTTTGTCAATCgaagattttatcaaaattaattacaaggaATAATGTGATGAAAAGTTTCAACTTTAAGGGAATAATGTGATAAAAAGTTGATGCGGACTGTAGATTAGTCAACAAAGACAGAGAGTTATTGACTACATGAtgaaaagttttaattcaacatGTGTACATAAAAGCCAATTCAGTAGCGTGCCGAATTAGTTAATCTTGAGTTATTTAAAAGCTTAATTTATTAGGACCACCCGATGCTTAATAACTCttatttgagattataattaattttatattatgatcTAACTAGATCTGTATTtactcatttaatttaaattttcttggtTCTTAAGCCTGAAtctcaacttttttaaaaaaatagcaccgGGATAGAATCAAATATAAAGCCGAGATTTCGATAATAAAAATGGTTTAATTACAACCATTCATTCTCCATTTCCATTATTTTAACGGGGTTCTTAACATTTATCCTCCACTCCAAAATGAGTAGACAGAGTTGCAACACTTAGTATAAAATGGGAGGAGAGATGTAGCGATGTCAATACCTGCAATACTCATAGTTTCCCCATTTATTGATATCTTGATGTAGTTAGACTTTTTCACCGGGGatcataaagagagagagagagagagagagagagagagagatacggGCTAGTCCTCCGTCCTTCCACCATCGAGATAGAAGGGAATCTTTCTCTCATGGTCTCCTTCCACCGGAGCCACTCTCCCTCTGGCAATTGAAATAAACAGCAGCCACTGGTGACCCTAGATTGTAGAGTTCAGCAAAGTCCCTGGTGTCGAAATTCTGGCGCCATCCAGGGGCATACACTGTTTGCCTGCCTAGTTGCCGGAACAACGCAAAAACAAACCGATGAATTCCTGCTGTCGGCCTTGGGCTCTCGTAGCACACAACCTCTTGCCCTGCGCAAATTATCAATACATGTTTAGTTCAATGTATAtacaaaacaacacaaaaaaagagcTTACAGTAAAATGGTATATTAGGATCAACCTCCGCACATCAGAGTGAGCTTACTTTCCTAATCAACAAAGACAACCGCAATAAGTCATGGTAATTAGTTGGAACACATATAATATGGCTACGTACGTCAACATCAACCTTTTCACTATCTTTGCCCGCCACAATTCTCATTCACACTTTCTCTTGCgttttataaaattacattgACCGTGACCGAAAATGAAATAGACAATGCAAGCTACTTGCCTAAGAACTCTTAGTGTTTCATCGTAGCCTCTAACATCATGCTATCGTGAGAATAGAACCACTGCAAACTCTAGATGTATTAGCGACTCTATTGCAAATATTATTATGGTATTAGTTTATTAATGCATAATggattcaatttaaattagacCCGGTAAGATCTATTTAAATACTGCTAAGATAAATCTCTGTGATTATTATGAGATATATTATAGCAATAACATTTTTCAACTAGGCTTTTTaagaaataacattttttaaaaattaattctgtTGTAGATATAGCCAAGAACATCTAAAAGAGCTTCGGTGGAAAGGGACCACTTCACAATTAAATTTTGATCCAACCATTCGCCAGCAAAATATTCACTGAAATAGGATCATTAGGAATCATATTTTGAAGAATAATGTTGTCCTAGCTACCGAGATGCTCTACGTACCACAAAATCAGAATATGTTCCATATAGTTAATGTCCCTCTCCACCAATCCTCCACACAAAAAAGATTGAAAGGGTCCTCATGGAATTTTCTAGCCTTTTAATAAGATACTAAAGTAAGTACACTCACCAAAGTTTGCCCCGGTTGTTGCTGGAATATCAGTCACCAACCTGCAAGTTCATGTCACAAGGCAATAGTTTAATTTCAGCTCTTGTTCAAATGAAAATGTAAACAGTCTGTTTAAAGTAAGGGGATGCATGCGCAGAATTCCCGAGcgttttagatttataataaataatagttaacATGTATACGCGCGCgcattgtttttaatataatgttaaTTTGTTCGTTTCCAGTGAAAGCGAAACGGCAAGATTGTTAGGAAATGAAATCTTTGTCTTTgtcttcatataattttttatttttacatgagaatttaaaaatctatatattcTCTATTACAACATGCATAATTTATATACATCATGGCACAGTGGATCATTTGATGGCACGTTGTGAAGCTCTGACATGAAGGTGACCTGGCTGTAAGGTTATTCAGTTAAAGGCATGCAAACAAGATTTGCCTCTTGAccttattcaaataaaaaattagtgaaaaGGAAAATATGTAAATTACGAGGAACCGAAAAGGTTGCTCCATATTGCTACCCTTTATCATCGTACATGTAGGACCCGacatccaaaaaaaaaccctagtcaATCCGAGGAAGACCCCCTTTCACAGTTTTGCTTCACTGCCGAGCCACCGGTAAACgacaattcaaacaaaaaatgaagcgaaaagaaaagaaaaaagaagaagaaatggaacAAAAAGAAGACAACGAAAGGAACAGGCTGTCaatcaaacaagaaagaaaatcacaagCAGGGGGAAGTACAAAGGTCACGGTCTTCGAATTTACAGTATGCTTTCGGCTTCTTGTAATCTTATGGGTATATATGAAGGACAATGCATGGCATTTGTATAGCTTTTTCCCAGCTCAGTACTTGCTTAATTCCATGAGTGTAAGTCACCCGTCCAGACCAATAATTCCATGAGAGTACTGTTACGAGCTGTAATAACAGATAATAGACAATGCGTTGAGCCAGAGTAATCGTCGACGTACAGGTGAAGTCATTTTTAGAGACCGCTGAAGTAGTTCCATGGtcggttaattaattaaagaacgATAGGAGTAAATCGACACTAATAAAACACGttgctttataaaaaataattagcaggTTTGATTTGTCTGTGAGACAATCATCCAAGGACTCACCATCACCTTAAATGCAGTGTTTAATCTGGTGTCTGTCAAATAACTACCCCAGTTGAAACCAAGTATCATGTCAGGGAATCTCTTCAATCCAAATTAATAGCCTAAGCTCTCATGCCCCTCTGACTCGCACTTTTGTGTTAGATCTGCTAGAATAGCGAGATTGAAATACAGTGTGGTGTGAGGGAGAGGCCAGTGACCAATACATGGTATTCTCTTTGGTTTGGGTCACTTGAGCTGGGTGCATCAGCGTCCAGTACCATATATTAACCTACGATGAAAGTGAATCTCACTGCTCAGATGTGTGTGTGAGCGCGAGAGAGGGtggatgtgtgtgtgtgcgaGAGAAAAGCCAGTTACCAATGCAAGTATTCTCTGAGGTTTGGGTTACTTGGGCTGGGTGCATCAGGGTCCACCATAACCTAAGATAGAAGTGAATTTCACCGCTCATCAGGTTTCAAGGAATCCAGAGAATAAATTATACTCGACGAAAGactaaagaataaaaacatttcTGCGTAAAGGAGGAGGAGGTCATGGTTGGGACTTACCAGAGTGTAGAAGGTCCTTAGATCTTCCCCACCGATATCAACCCTGGGCTGGTTGACAACTTGAGAGGGTTTGAGCTCACAACCATTGTTAACCTCTCTAGAATTGTAAGTGACCCTGAGGGAGATAGATCTTGTGAAGGGGTCCAACACTTCCCCTATAACACGGCCAACACTAAGAGGGTCTCTATCCCTAGGCATTCTTGCACAGCACTGATCAACTTGTATGCAAATACAGTTTGAGTTGTTGAATGAATGTTAGTTGATTTTTTGcaacaattaatttaagaaGATACAACAGCTATTTATATGCTCTTTTGtggtatatattttattttatttactgctATGCTGTCAATAGAATCTACCTtgcttgattatttttcttttcttctgttttggGGATTCCTAGATGACGTTTTGGGCTTGGGGTGATGCCTCTACGGCTCAAACTCTATTGCATTCGAAGTCCAAGTAGAATAAAGGAGGCCACCATTTTCGCTTTTctcaaaattaaacaaagccAGTTTCATTTTTCACCTGGTCTAGTGGACAACAGAGCCAGATTGACGTTTTCCCCCCCCCCACCAAGTTCCCTGCGATGTTCAAAATAAGCAAGGATCTCGAAGGCCCTTCTATTAGTGTAAACACATCCCAACATAGGTAAGTAAGTAAGATGATAGAATGCCAGGATATTATTTGAAACTTGAGTTTTGTAGGATACAACAACAattgttaatttctttaatgttaacgttttaaaaatatatatgaaaaagtgATTTTCTCTCGCAAAATAGCTATCTTGCAATAGAattatcaaatttcatttttgatGAGTTCTGGGACATTTTTCAAGTTCCACGGGATTTCCAAGTgcaaagtttttttatcttgtgGATAGATATCCACGAAACTAATAATGGGATCAAACCGATCCAGAAATATATATAGTACAGGGACGGATGGGGTGGAATCTCTTGTTCAGGTACGAGTTGCATTTGGTGCAAGAGTTCTAGGGTTTGAACACCTTTAACCCTATAATAAACTATTCAAGTCTTGCATGCAAGGTTCTCCATGGTCCTTGTCAGTATCCCAAACAATTTGAAATCCTTTTCTCAGTTTCGCCAATagaaagatggaaaaaaatagagagacagAGACTTCCCGTCGTAAAGAAAGGTCTGGGATCGATATATTTGCCTTGTCAAGTTCAAAGCGGAGCGGAATCTAGAGTTTGAAGGAAGCCAACTGTAACTGTATATATAGTCTAGAACTCACCATAATAGTCCTATCAATCATAGACAGTGCTGCTAATGAAAGCTCTTGCAATCCTTCTATCGCTAATTTTCTTTGCTAATCTCTTTTCCCTTTCCAGTTTTTTAAGCCATCTTTTTCTTGATAGTGAATTTTCTTACCATATATCTTAAATTGAAAGCTTTCATTTTTAGTCCAAGTTATATCTTTAATTGCGAGTGTACACTTACGAATCTTCGCGTTGCTAATTGTTAGTGATGAAAATCGATATCTACGGCTCAAATGTTTACTGTATTTATAACTTATTGATTCTTTATTCATCGGATCTTCAGTATCTATTATCttgatattatttattgttaaatacagatttttattattgttgttgttttaaacCTTGACAGGGCAGCCCATGTTCGCCTTCTGAACATCCAACCCAGCATGAAACAGCCACGGTGGAATATAGTGGCAACGGCTCCCCACGCCTCCATGATCTGTCCGCATCAGAAACCATAATTACCTAAAAGATGGAAAGCAGTGCTCCACAGTACGGTGGTGCTTCTTAGTACAAAGGCGGACAATATTCACAGAAAAAAGTATGAAAGGTAACTCGAGACGAGAAGAATACACGTAACTCGAATGTGAAAACAGATCAGGACAGCTgaccctccctccctccctcctccGGGAAGGATCTTTTATGAGGCCACAAAACTCTAAACTGCGGGACCCAATCATAAAGCATGTATGGACCGAATTCCCATAATGTGGGTTGGGGATATATTTGGCTCCAGAATTCGAAAATGTATACGAGTATTTCAGTGGTTGCTTTTTCTTTCTCACCTTtcacttttttctcttcttcttgatAACACTATTATTCCGAGCGACGAGAACTATCCTAAAATGGAAATCCATTGCTTGGCTGCCAAGCCACGGCCAGTCTCCATCTCGGCATACCCAAAATCAATAGATGCCTTGTTAAACCAATCAgaatgattttaaatatttgatatgtAGCAGTTTTATTTAAGCTGGGTTCGAGTAAAGTTTAAGTACAATCTCAAAGAGCAAAGTCGAGCTTTCGGACAGGTAATGGATACTGCTCTACCTCTGCATGACCTCGGGTCGAATCAATGAATGTCACTGCCCTTGTAACCAAGCAATTATACATTATTACTGAGTAGCTAATATCATTTATATGCAACGCTTGAAGATATATGGAATTGGTGGGGTCCTTATAGAGGCCAATCATGAGTA is part of the Populus alba chromosome 10, ASM523922v2, whole genome shotgun sequence genome and encodes:
- the LOC118043145 gene encoding chromatin assembly factor 1 subunit FAS1 isoform X2, which translates into the protein MPKSVHGALKIRRTCRKKIHDRIAAVSEMITALQKQETDQNYESDLIKSSEKLGKVLTEADIRLLIDGLLQKNGAEIADKDAKQGEKLLVKQLKKNKREEEKEKKRMDLELQKEKRQTEREQKRLQEEAEKDERRCEREESEVKRQLKRQQEEVEKEQRRKEKEEAELKRRVAIQKQASMMERFLKRSESNSPCQNDQTLTKATIFDSSSQESKGITKAITQLMDCALSSNDNITADGIRKSHLSSWCYLGFSIRANRKQHWSIRRKPKTGLFRELKLTAIRDPTHNDDSSAEKLDSGWGHQTSDDRSCGDVRKCNQRKQLLQFDKSHRPAFYGIWPKKSHVVGPCHPFGRDPDLDYNVDSDEEWEEEDPGESLSDCDKDDGEEMLQEEYSKADEEEESEDGFFVPDGYLSENEGVQLDRMDTDLSVEEARSSPCCKQDLQSEEFCTLLKQQKYLNNFTDNALRKNHPLIMLNLMHEKDAFLVADDLGDIPKVEKMCLQALCIRAFPGGPQMEISLDVSPENHDAWLSNAKPSATLIPTMITLQDSDMPVVVFAIQSCSQSMNKVVESLHQKFPSVSKSQLRNKVREMSDFVDNRWQVKKEVLDGVGVRVLPEKGRG
- the LOC118043145 gene encoding chromatin assembly factor 1 subunit FAS1 isoform X1 produces the protein MAEVVRMAIDGEDESKPSSQDQPKKTLKRKRATLTPKQQQQVLNIRGEQKGAKIEELKREIKGLFGYYKETTSQKMGFGFGVDLSGNECSNVNAMVGLLMEESGMSFTKLVEEIYKKLVKMSGNLTVAVVKNAALFVGQRVMYGVPNVDADILEDETHSCLWCWETRDFKLMPKSVHGALKIRRTCRKKIHDRIAAVSEMITALQKQETDQNYESDLIKSSEKLGKVLTEADIRLLIDGLLQKNGAEIADKDAKQGEKLLVKQLKKNKREEEKEKKRMDLELQKEKRQTEREQKRLQEEAEKDERRCEREESEVKRQLKRQQEEVEKEQRRKEKEEAELKRRVAIQKQASMMERFLKRSESNSPCQNDQTLTKATIFDSSSQESKGITKAITQLMDCALSSNDNITADGIRKSHLSSWCYLGFSIRANRKQHWSIRRKPKTGLFRELKLTAIRDPTHNDDSSAEKLDSGWGHQTSDDRSCGDVRKCNQRKQLLQFDKSHRPAFYGIWPKKSHVVGPCHPFGRDPDLDYNVDSDEEWEEEDPGESLSDCDKDDGEEMLQEEYSKADEEEESEDGFFVPDGYLSENEGVQLDRMDTDLSVEEARSSPCCKQDLQSEEFCTLLKQQKYLNNFTDNALRKNHPLIMLNLMHEKDAFLVADDLGDIPKVEKMCLQALCIRAFPGGPQMEISLDVSPENHDAWLSNAKPSATLIPTMITLQDSDMPVVVFAIQSCSQSMNKVVESLHQKFPSVSKSQLRNKVREMSDFVDNRWQVKKEVLDGVGVRVLPEKGRG
- the LOC118043147 gene encoding protein VERNALIZATION 3, with product MPRDRDPLSVGRVIGEVLDPFTRSISLRVTYNSREVNNGCELKPSQVVNQPRVDIGGEDLRTFYTLVMVDPDAPSPSNPNLREYLHWLVTDIPATTGANFGQEVVCYESPRPTAGIHRFVFALFRQLGRQTVYAPGWRQNFDTRDFAELYNLGSPVAAVYFNCQRESGSGGRRP